From the genome of Candidatus Competibacteraceae bacterium:
TCCATGTTCCGCATCCGTTCGGGCGCGGGGTCATGCGTGAGTTGCGCCGCCGCCTCGTGATACTTGGCCAGCAAATCCCCCAGCCCATCCAGCCCGCCGGCCACGATCTCAAACGCGGTAGCGGTGGTATCCACCGGCAGCTCCTGCGCCAGCGTGGCCACACGCAGCCCAGGCTGCCGCCAAGTTTCGCCGCCGTCGGGTTGAATCTCGCCGGCCAGCAGGCGCAGCAGGGTGGTTTTACCGGTGCCGTTGCGACCGATCAGGCAAACCCGCTCGCCGGGATCGATTTGGAAGCTGGCGCCATCCAGCAGTTTTTCGGCGCCGAAGGCGATGGAGAGGTTGTCGATACTCAACAAAGGCATGAGGATTCGTATCCTTATATCGTTTCCCGATAGGTTTTGTTCTTTTCTGAGGCCAATAACCACCCTGTTCGTCATACCCGCGAAAGCGGGTATCCCGTTTTTCAGCGGCGGCCTGGATTCCCGCATTCGCGGGAATGACGAAAACCTATTCAGAATTGGTATTACTTTAGCGAGAAAGATGCGTCATTATGGATTCAAAGGGGGGCGCCGCGTCAGCGGCAGGGGGATCCGGCTCGACCATCCGCGTTTCCACCACTCAAAGAGGGTCTTATATGAACCCGTCCGCGCTCCATCCTTCAACGCAAATCGCAAGGATCGACACGCACTGCCTGTTTGACGCGATTTCAAGCGCGGCCTATGCTTTGGCCTATGCAACTAACGGAAGAGGCCATCATGCCCGCATCTGATCAGATCGTCGAACGCCGCGCTCGCCTGTTCCGCAATGGCCGCAATCAGGCCGTGCGCATCCCGCGTGAATTCGAGTTGCCGGGCGATGAAGTCATCCTCTACAAAGACGGCGAGCGCCTGATCGTGGAACCGGTGAAGAAACCGACTCATCTCCTGGAACTGCTGGCGACGCTGGAACCCATCGAAGAGGCCTTTCCCGACGTGGATGCGGGACTGCCAGCGTTGGACGACATCCAGCTATGAACGGCCCACGCTATCTGTTGGACACCAATATCGTATCCGATCTTGCCCGGCATCCCGGCGGACCGGTGATGCAGCGCATCGCGGCGGTCGGGGTCGAACAAATCGGCATCAGCAGCATCGTCGCCTGCGAAGTGCGCTTCGGCGCGATGAAAAGCGGATCGCAACGCTTGGCGCAACGGGTAAAGTTGCTGCTCGATCAGATCGCGACATTCCCGATGGAATCGCCGGTCGAGGAGCACTACGCCGAGATTCGCGACACGCTGGAGCGCGCGGGCACGCCCATTGGCCCCAATGACTTGCTGATCGCCGCCCACGCCCGATCGTCGGGGCTAACCTTGGTCACCAACAACATGCGCGAGTTTTCCCGCGTACCGGGACTCCTGGTCGAAAACTGGCTGGCGAACACCGCCTGAAACTTCGTGATCGAGGATCGGAATCCATCTGATCAATCAGGACAGCCGCCGACGGCGATGTTTCAGCAGCACCAGCGAGCGGCCCTGCACTGGATAGGGTTCCTCGGCGGGATGCTCGTCGCCGCTGACCGGGCGACCCTGCGGCAAGGCGGTATCGATCAGCACCTCGAATGGCGAGCCGTCCCGCAGGATCGGCAGCATAAACGGGATTTCTTCGTGATGGGAATTGACCAGCACCAGGAAATCGTCGTCCTCCAGCGCGTGTCCGCGCTCGTCCCAGTCGCCCAATCCGTTACCGGGCAGATACAGCCCCAGACAACGGGCGTAGTCGTGTGTCCACTCGTCGTCGTCGATCTCGCGGCCGTCGGGGTTGAACCAAAGAATGTCGCGGACTCCGTCGCCATGGATACCGCGAAAAAAATGCCGGCGGCGAAAGGTAGGATGCCGCTGGCGAATTTGGATCAGGTGCTGGGTAAACACCAGCAACTCGCGATTCTCCTTTAACCAGGCCAGATCCCAATCCAGCCAGCTGAGTTCGTTGTCCTGGCAATAGGCGTTGTTGTTGCCACGTTGGGTACGGCCGACCTCGTCGCCGGCCAGCAGCATCGGCACGCCCTGCGACAGCAGCAGGGTCGCCAGCAGATTACGCCGCTGGTGCAGCCGCAGCGCCAGCACGGCCGGATCGTTGGTGTCGCCCTCCGCCCCGCAATTCCAACTGCGGTTGTGCGAATCGCCATCCTGGTTGTTCTCGCCGTTGGCTTCGTTGTGGCGCTCGTTATGGCTGACCAGATCGTACAGGGTAAAACCGTCGTGGGCGGTGATGAAATTGATGCTGGCGGGCGGGCGACGGCCGTTGTGCTGGTACAGATCGGCGGAACCGGTCAAGCGATAGGCCAGCTCGCCGATCAATCCACCCTCGCCGCGCCAGTAGTCACGCACCACGTCGCGATACTTGCCGTTCCACTCGCTCCAGCCGACCGGAAACTGGCCGACCTGATAACCATTTTCGCCCACATCCCACGGTTCGGCGATCAACTTGACTTGCGACAGCACCGGGTCCTGCTGGACCACGTCCATGAATGTGCCGTTCTGATCGATCGTGCCATCCGCTTCCCGCGCCAGCGTGGCGGCCAGGTCGAAGCGGAAACCGTCCACACGCATCTCCTGCACCCAGTAGCGCAGGCTGTCCATCACCATCTGCAACACCCGGGGATGGGCGGTGTTCAGGGTGTTGCCGCAGCCGGTGTAATCCATGGTGTAGCGTGGATGCTCGGGCGACAAGCGGTAATAACTGGCGTTGTCGATGCCGCGAAAACTCAGGGTCGGGCCAAGTTGATTGCCCTCGGCGGTGTGGTTGTACACCACGTCGAGGATCACTTCGATGCCGGCCGAGTGCAGCGACTTGACCATGCTCTTGAATTCGGCGACCGGATTATCGGTGGCGGCGTAGCGCGGGTCCGGGGCGAAATAGCCGAGCGGGCTGTAGCCCCAGTAGTTGCGCAAGCCGCGATCCAGCAGATGGCGCTCGTCGATGAAGTACTGGATCGGCAGCAACTCCACCGCCGTGACCCCCAGCGCCTTGAGATAATCGATCACCGGCCCGCAGGCCAGCCCGGCGTAACTGCCGCGCAGATTGGTTGGCACATCGGGATGGCGCATGGTGAAGCCGCGCACATGCAGTTCGTAGATGAGGGTGTCGTGCCAGGGTATCCGCGGCGGCCGGTCGTCGCCCCAGAAAAAGGCGGTATCCGCCACCAAACACTTGGACATGCCCGGTGCGCTGTTACGGGTACTGAAGCTCAGATCCTCGGTGCGACCACCGATCCGGTAGCCGAACTGGGCGTCGCTCCATTGAATCTGGCCGACGATCGCCTTGGCGTAGGGATCGAGCAGCAGTTTGTGGGCGTTGAAACGGTGGCCCTCCTCCGGCCGATGCGGTCCCTGCACCCGGTAGCCATACAGCAGGCCGGGTCGGGCGTCCGGCAGATAACCGTGCCAAACCCGACCGGTTTGTTCGCGCAAGGGGATTTGCTCGACTTCGTGCTTACCCCGCGCATCGAACAGACACAACACCACCTGCTCGGCGTGTTCCGAAAACAGCGCGAAGTTGACGCCCTCGCCGTCCCAGTTCGCGCCCAATGGGTACGGCCGACCGGGCCAGACAACGGTGCTGGATGGACTGATCATCGGCTTCAATCCCTAAAGGGAACCACAGAATTAGGGGACAGGAAACCGGGGGGCGGCGGAAAAAAACCGGCCCCCCGAGACCCGTCCCCTGCCCTCATTCGCTAAACGCTTGCATGGTCGCGGTCACCTCGCCGGGCCCGACCACCGTAATACCACCCTGGGTCACTTGGTATAACTTGCGATCCTGTTCGAGATCGTAGCCGATGCGGGTACCCGCCTCGATCACGTTATAACCACCGATGATGGCGCGCCGCAACCGGGCGCCGCGCTTGATGTGGACGTACTCCTGAATCAGGCAATCCTCGATCTCCACATCCTCCTCGATAATGACCTCGCGACGGATGATGGTGTTGGTGATTTTGGCCTGACGCACCATCGAGCCGGCGGCCACCACGCTGTTTTTAACACTGGCATCCAGCAGGCGCGCCACCGGCCCCTGATAGTTACTGGAAAAGATCCGCCACTGGGGGTTGAACATATCGAAACGCGGCTTCTCGCCCAGTAGATCCTGATGGGCGTTGAAATAAGCATCCCGCGTGCCGACATCGCGCCAGTAGGCCTGCTCCTCATAAGGCTTGGTCCCCGGCACCTTGTTGGTGGCGAAGTCGTAGGCGAACACCCGATGGGTATCTTTCAGATTCGGCAATACATGGTGACCGAAATCGTGTTCG
Proteins encoded in this window:
- a CDS encoding AbrB/MazE/SpoVT family DNA-binding domain-containing protein, with protein sequence MPASDQIVERRARLFRNGRNQAVRIPREFELPGDEVILYKDGERLIVEPVKKPTHLLELLATLEPIEEAFPDVDAGLPALDDIQL
- a CDS encoding type II toxin-antitoxin system VapC family toxin codes for the protein MNGPRYLLDTNIVSDLARHPGGPVMQRIAAVGVEQIGISSIVACEVRFGAMKSGSQRLAQRVKLLLDQIATFPMESPVEEHYAEIRDTLERAGTPIGPNDLLIAAHARSSGLTLVTNNMREFSRVPGLLVENWLANTA
- the glgX gene encoding glycogen debranching protein GlgX; the protein is MISPSSTVVWPGRPYPLGANWDGEGVNFALFSEHAEQVVLCLFDARGKHEVEQIPLREQTGRVWHGYLPDARPGLLYGYRVQGPHRPEEGHRFNAHKLLLDPYAKAIVGQIQWSDAQFGYRIGGRTEDLSFSTRNSAPGMSKCLVADTAFFWGDDRPPRIPWHDTLIYELHVRGFTMRHPDVPTNLRGSYAGLACGPVIDYLKALGVTAVELLPIQYFIDERHLLDRGLRNYWGYSPLGYFAPDPRYAATDNPVAEFKSMVKSLHSAGIEVILDVVYNHTAEGNQLGPTLSFRGIDNASYYRLSPEHPRYTMDYTGCGNTLNTAHPRVLQMVMDSLRYWVQEMRVDGFRFDLAATLAREADGTIDQNGTFMDVVQQDPVLSQVKLIAEPWDVGENGYQVGQFPVGWSEWNGKYRDVVRDYWRGEGGLIGELAYRLTGSADLYQHNGRRPPASINFITAHDGFTLYDLVSHNERHNEANGENNQDGDSHNRSWNCGAEGDTNDPAVLALRLHQRRNLLATLLLSQGVPMLLAGDEVGRTQRGNNNAYCQDNELSWLDWDLAWLKENRELLVFTQHLIQIRQRHPTFRRRHFFRGIHGDGVRDILWFNPDGREIDDDEWTHDYARCLGLYLPGNGLGDWDERGHALEDDDFLVLVNSHHEEIPFMLPILRDGSPFEVLIDTALPQGRPVSGDEHPAEEPYPVQGRSLVLLKHRRRRLS